The genome window TAGCATGTGACGGCATCGCGTTTAGTGAACGCTGGATcgagacaacaatactagggtgccagGGGCTTTGCCAGCCGAACCTGTGCACGCCACACAGCATGAACATGCAACACACACGCCAGGCCCACGCCCCACACATGCAATTCACCCCCCAtgcacattgtgctgcccccatgcacatgccaggctagcGCTGCAACCACCCTGTGCACATGCTTTGAACATGCAAGTGGCATGCCACACGCGCCACAGAGCCCTTGTACACATCGCAACATGTCACACAGGCCACGTGCATgttatgtgcatgctgtgtacGTGCCATCCACAGGCAATGCATATGCTAGCAAtgcaccatgaagatgacacaccTGCCCcgcacacaccttgcacacacaagcaacatacCACATACCGCACGCATGTATTGCacatgcaggcaacatgccacgcatgccgtgcatgtgttgtgtacatgccacacactccacaCACACGGCACTGCTTCCATgcacattccaggctcatgccacaacagtCAAGCACATGTCACGCACACGCCTTCCACACGCAGGCAgcatgccacgcatgccacacactccatgcGTATGTTATGTACGGGCCAtgtacataccatacacatGCCATGGACATGCTAGCAcataccatgaagatgacacgccagccacactgcaagcacgcTGCACACACGCgtagagggaaaggaggagaaggggagctttggaaagcgcttttatgttgttagtgtagagagtgccaggagggaggtcgcgtctttgattctcttctacaaccttctttttagtgtttgtgttaaaTTATGTCCCGTAACAGTGGTACGGAAGGGGAGTTGTTGCGTTTTTAacggtaactgtagagttaaggtacctcaagtaccttggggaaatgcagacacacctcttagaggtccctcatctttgcagagcgctatggagccttcccatctctctcatacacTCGTggcggaagaagaggagggcgccCACGGGTGAAAGGGAAgcggttgccattcaggtgagaggagaaacgtccagtcagcacaggttcatgaaaggcaggtctcgccaaactaatctgatcgccttctatgacgaaGTGACttgcttactggatgagggaaaggctgtggatgtggtcttcctggacttcagtaaagcctttgacatggtttctcacagcattctgcttgagaaactgtcacgtCTGGCTTGGACAGGTGcgcgctctcctgggtggaaaactggttggatggccgggcccagagagtggtgggaaatggagttaactccagctggaggccagtgacaagtggggtttccCAGGGCCCAGTCccgttcagtgtctttatcaatgacctggatgaaggcattgagttcACCCTTAGCAACTTTTGAGGATgatgctaagctgggtggaagtgtggatctgctgggaggtagggaggctccaaagggatctgaacaggctggaccgctgggcagagtccaatggcagtcCAGCGACTgaacctgagccagcagtggcccaggtggccaagaaggccaatggcatcttggcttggatcagaaacggcgtgtccagcaggtccagggaggttattctctgtCTGTGCTCGGCacaggtgagacctcaccttgaatcctgtgttcagttctgggcccctcgtcacaagaaggatgttgaggctctagagcgaggggtttttttatggaaagggtccgtacggaacaggctgcccagggaggtggttgagtcgtcttccctgaaggtgtttaaaggacgggtggctgaggtgctgagaggtatggacttaatgatcctggggtcttttacaacctaatgattctgtgattctgtctctttcctgacagcccaaaaagccagtccAGAGAATGCCCTtgttgcagaaaacctggcaaaagtctcgcagaacagccctgctttttcaaagccccGTATTCTTCTGTCCCGTCGCGAGGAGTAACGGTGATTTTCTCGTGCTTATTGCTGCCCCCTCAGCGTCTGTCCTCTACTTTAAGTGTGGCTGAACCGGTGCCTCAGGGGGTCACCGAGTGGGAAAGAGcggctgctaaaatatttttcctgttagctCAAGGGCTAAGGTATCCCATGGCGCTGAGCTCGGGGCGATGAGATGGAAGCGcggcctttcagaggctgctgtacCTGGGTCAACCGCAGTACGCCTGCCTCCTTTGAGGAGAGCCTCTGTTTGGAAAACTCGGTCGCTTGTCCTCCGTCCGGCTGCATCGGAGTGGCAGGAAGAGCTAGAGGAGCGTGGTGGGCTCGGGCCCgtctggcacagctcagaggATACCGGGTGCTGGGATGTCGTGTGTGGTGGCAAGAGCTGCAGGGGTAGGAGGTGGTTCGTTTCAAGCACGCTTACTTGGAGtactttgctgtaacagctccttccttttgctctgtcagcagagagaaccTGGCAGAAGTGTTGgcgatgagagagcccctgcgggatcccgacccctccccaGGGAGATGGGGGGAAGCGACAtggcggtgccctccaggccagcagcgttcaggtacgtggctttcttgggactcactcctctttgctaatcaccgTCGATCGAGTTGACGGCATGAGCTGGAGTGTTCTCTACGTCGAGTTAGCGTGTGACGGCATCACATTTGAGTCTGTGCCAGATCGAGACGACAGTACTAGGGTGCGATGTGCTTCGCCAGGTGAACCTGTGCGAAGGGAAGCGTTGCTTTCAACGTGAGGAACAAAATTGTTCCTTGTGCCGGCAACAAAAAGGGAGCTGTGAAGTAACCCCAAGAGGGATTATGCAAGAGCATACTAAAGTAGCCAGTGTCGCTGTTGAGCTGCCTTCAGACTGTCTTTTCCAGTTTCCCTGTTGCAAACTGACTCCTCGTTAACTTTACAGTTGCTCTGAAAAGAGGCTCCCAAAGCCAGCCCCGCAAACgacagaggcagctctgccgAGCTGGCTGGGTTTCCAAGCTCTACAAGCGTGGTTGTGGAAGTGGAATGATCTCTGTAAAATCCACAACCTCGAAGCGTGCCTCGCGTCTTCCTGGTGGCTCACGCACGTGCCCGAGGCAGCGAGCGCACTTACAGACAGGTGCCTCCTGCCTTCTTCGCACCGAtgatcccccccaaccccactccCCTGCTGCCAGTTTCACCCTCGTCAAAACTGCAAGTGTTTGCTTCCTTTCGGCTttgattgctgttttcacaggttcACGTGGCAAACCCGGTGCGCGAATAAATACCGCAGCGTAGGAGTGAAGCCGGCGACCAGCCACTGACCGTGCCGAAGCCTCCCGACGTCTCAGGTAGTTGCTGGCGTGGTTGGGCTTGCATGTGATCATAGGAGGGAGGTCTCATTGCTCTCCGCTCTCTTGACAGGCGGAGAGGAGTGGGAGCGGTTGCTTTTGTGCGGCTGCTCAGCCTCAAACCTACACTCGGTTCCGTTCTTGTTGTGCTTGATGTGCGGGTGGGGGTGAGCTGCGTCTGAGGCACGGCACGCGGGCAGTGCCGTGTGGTCTCCGTGGCCTCGCTTCGCATCCAGGCATCTTGTCCTCTGGAGGCCAAACcaggctttgttccttcctACAACTGTCGCGTGCCTGAACTAAACCAAAATGCCTCATCCGATCGCTGCCCCtctctgctgggctgagtccctttcctgcagaggctttggtgaCAGGCGCTTGCTGAACGGGTGCCGACGCGTgtgtctggaagagctgcctcGCCGTCGCACCTCTCGCCTCCGCGCGCGTGTTTCTCAGGCCTGTAGTCTGGGCCAAGCTCGAGTTGCGTGCAGTGACGTGGTTCCTGCCAGCCGGCGCGTTGCAGGTCTGACCCCGGCAAGAGAAGAGGCGTGCCGGGGGGAGCCTTCTGTGCCTCTGGAGGAGGATAAATAGCAGGGTGCCCGGGCTGCTTTGCTACGCTGGGCTGTCACGCGGGCGTGATTTAGAACATCTTAGTGTAACGAGTTTACACGGGGTAAGGCtcggtttggttttgtttctctttttgaccaAGTTCGTCTAACAGAATAACTGTTAAAACGAATCACGTTCTCTATGGACTTCTCTGAAACTTGGTCCGGTGACACTGCTTTCCGTCTGGCGAGTCCTCCTGTTCCTTGCGGTTTCCTTTCTGGGGTATGAGTGAAACCCTTGGCTGTTCTTTTGAAGGAGATTCTCTTCTCGGCTTGCTTTGGGTGGGCTGtagagcaggggctgcgggagttggaaggtcagagaaggaaacgtgggtgaaggaggaaagcGTTTTTGTCCTGGGGCCGAGGGCCGCCTCGTCTCATCGCCCTGCTAACGATCCTTTCTGTGCATTCCCTCctgcaggtctctctcctctgtgcagTGTAGGAAGtggattcctctcctcctgcgcACGCCCAGCTGGAAGACGCGGCCTCGTCCAGACCCTCTGTCCCGGTCGCGCTGCCGCCACCTTTGCTGCGTGACTGGGAAGAGCGTGTCTGTCTCCAAGGATCCTTCGGCCTCTTCTGCCCAGGTGTGGGGAAGCCAGAGGACCCCCGTGGAAACCAGTGGTGTCCACATTAAAGCTTTTGATCGGTCGCCGACTGCCGTACGCGTTTTGCTTATTCAgtgttggaaatgaagaaagaaggtggTGGAGGCCGTTCGGGGCGCGTGGCGATGGCGCTGCGAGCCACAGTCCGGCACGGGGAGCGCTGTGCTGCGCAGGCTCCGAGTTGGCAGCCGGCTGCACGCTGTACGGGCGGCCGATGGGCTCGGACGGGCTCGCTGGCGGCCGGGGGCACGTGCCGGATCGCGATGGCGTGCCGATGTTCGGCAGGGAAGTGTTCTCGCTGTCGATGCGTCTGCCGCTTCCAAAGTCCCCTCGTGTCGGACTGGAATTCCGTGTCCTTTCCCGCAGCGGGtcagttgttcctttccagcctgcccgTATGGCACAGCCGCAGGGCCTCCCGTCGGAACGGCGTCCGTCATCCAGAGACGGCGTGCGGGAGCGGGGAAAGCCGCGGCCTTTCCCCTGGAGGCGCCACCTCTCCCTTTCAGCCGCCGCTCGGAGGTTTCCCGGCCGCAGAGGGCTCGGAGAGCGGCCCCTCGGCAGGGAGAGCGgagcccgcggccgccgcggtGCCCGTGAGCGCAGCCCTGCTCGCCGCGGGACCGGAGCGAAGGGGCGGCCCGGGGGAAGGCAGGCGCGGTCTGCGCTGCTGCGGAGCCCGGCAGCGGGGGAGGGTGTGCGGGCAGCGccgcgggagctgctgctccgggCGGTTCGGCGCCCGTCGGGATCGAACCCGCGACGGGAGAAAACGGTAAAAACGGAATCGACGGCAAAAAGAGCTTCGCCCGGCTCGGTGCTGCCGCGTTGTGGCCGCGgggcggtactgcagcccggggacGTGTTGcgactcagtgctgccgtgccgtggccgcggacggtactgcagccccgggcggggggggggggcgcacaGGGGCCCGATCATTGACCATATAAGGGCAAACCGGGCCAAGTGCCATAAAAACGAAAATTGCCATAAAGGGGTAAATTGAGTATATGAGGGCGAACTTGGCCAACTGCCGTAAAAGAGCAAAGTGACCATATACGGGCAAATTGCCATAAGAGAGAAAAGTGACCCTgtaagggaaaactgggccaattgccataaaaggtcaaattaacaatataagggcaaattgagcacataaggcaaactgagaaaattgcccataaaagggcaaattgagcaaataaaggcaaactGGGCCAAttaccataaaagggcaaattgagcatATAAGTGCAAACTGGCCAAATTGACAATAAGAGGGCAAATCGTCCATCAAACGGGCACAGGACACGGCGCGGGCAAAGCGGGATCCAGAGGCGACCAATCAGAGTGCGGAGTCCCCAGCCAATCGGAACACAAAGCTGGCAAAGTGGGATTGAGAATCGACCAATCAGAGCCGGAGGaacagccaatcagaaggcaGCGCTGTCAAGGTGGGATCGAGaagcgaccaatcagagcgcggaacgCACAGCCCTTCGATGCCCAAGGTAATGAATGGGGGGTGccaagtgctgccgcgccgtggccgcggagcggtactgcagcccggggctgagggggacgggacggcccacaggggcggggcggggagcagggcggggcgcggggaggggagcggTGCAGAACGGAGAGGGACAACGTCCCGCATCCCCCTCTgaagccccccccgcccctgtCCGCGGTGCACGAGTCCCCTCGGCTCGGCCCCGCGCGGCTCGCTCAGGCTGCGTTGGGTTCCGCTCGGTGCCGGCAGGCTGCCGTTGAAACGGGCCCCGTGGGGACAGCGGGCGCCATGCTAAACGGAACGCAGTAGCTCCATGAGGTGCGCCGCCATGTtctacggcacgcatgcgcagtgagtCCTAAGGGACGTCGTCATGTTGCatggcacgcatgcgcagtgactgctgATGGGCGCcaccatgttgtacggcacacATGTGCATTGACTGGTTATGGGCGCCGATaggttgtacggcacgcatgcgcagtgactgcatATGGGCGCCGATATGTTGTAcagcacgcatgcgcagtgactgcatATGGGCGCAGCCTTATTGGACtacacgcatgcgcagtgactggttatgggcgccgccatgttgtacggcacgcatgcgcagtgactgcatatgggcgccgccatgttgtacggcacgcatgcgcattgactgcatatgggcgccgccatgttggactgcacgcaTGCGCGATGATTGCagatgggcgccgccatgttgtacggcacgcatgcgcagtgactgcaaatgggcgccgccatgttgcacggcacgcatgcgcattgtCTGcttatgggcgccgccatgttggactgcacgcatgcgcattgACTGCCTATGGGCGCCGctatgttgtacggcacgcatgcgcagtgactgcctatgggcgccgccatgttgtacggcacgcatgcgcattgactgcatatgggcgccgccatgttgtacacTACGCATGCGCATTGGCTACATTGTAGGTGCCGCCATGTTGTagggcacgcatgcgcagtggctacATTATAAGCACCACCACGtcgtacggcacgcatgcgcagtggatCCTCCGCTCAGCCACCGCCAGCCAATCAACGCCCGTAGAGCGGCTGTAGGGCGGGCCCTGCAGcgagcgctcccattggccggaaTCCCTGCGCTCGGGATGAATGGGGCGGGGACTTAGTGCTGCCGCgtcgtggccgcggagcggtactgcagcccggggcctgggaacgggacggcccacaggggcgggcgagccgggaggggcggggTGGGGAGAGAGGCGGAGAGCGGCTTGCAgccgcgcggcgccgttcgggacggctcggctctgctctccgCTGC of Phaenicophaeus curvirostris isolate KB17595 chromosome 5, BPBGC_Pcur_1.0, whole genome shotgun sequence contains these proteins:
- the LOC138721648 gene encoding uncharacterized protein isoform X1, whose translation is MREPLQDPDPSSGRGGEVMWRCPPGQQLSERYGAFPSLSYTRGGRRGGRPRVKGKRLPFSPKSQSRECPCCRKPGKSLAEQPCFFKAPYSSVPSRGVTQREPGRSVGDERAPAGSRPLPREMGGSDMAVPSRPAAFSCSEKRLPKPAPQTTEAALPSWLGFQALQAWLWKWNDLCKIHNLEACLASSWWLTHVPEAASALTDRFTWQTRCANKYRSVGVKPATSH
- the LOC138721648 gene encoding uncharacterized protein isoform X3 → MREPLQDPDPSSGRGGEVMWRCPPGQQLSERYGAFPSLSYTRGGRRGGRPRVKGKRLPFSPKSQSRECPCCRKPGKSLAEQPCFFKAPYSSVPSRGVTQREPGRSVGDERAPAGSRPLPREMGGSDMAVPSRPAAFRFTWQTRCANKYRSVGVKPATSH
- the LOC138721648 gene encoding uncharacterized protein isoform X2, with protein sequence MREPLQDPDPSSGRGGEVMWRCPPGQQLSERYGAFPSLSYTRGGRRGGRPRVKGKRLPFSPKSQSRECPCCRKPGKSLAEQPCFFKAPYSSVPSRGVTREPGRSVGDERAPAGSRPLPREMGGSDMAVPSRPAAFSCSEKRLPKPAPQTTEAALPSWLGFQALQAWLWKWNDLCKIHNLEACLASSWWLTHVPEAASALTDRFTWQTRCANKYRSVGVKPATSH